One genomic region from Clostridium saccharobutylicum DSM 13864 encodes:
- a CDS encoding tRNA (adenine(22)-N(1))-methyltransferase: MELSKRLDWIVGKLNKCEVIMDVGTDHGYIPIYLVKNNIASKVIASDINKEPLKKAKINATLDGVLDKIDLRLGGGLAPLNDKEAQGIIIAGMGGNLIRDILEADLKKVKNMDYLILQPAQNPEVLREYLYTNNYQIIEEDICKDEGKYYELFKVKYKKGDYISLEPIFYEISPSLLNKKSLVLKEYIEDKIQKCKKVIEFITENTEHAIQRKEELNKKINTLEKLLKAF, translated from the coding sequence ATGGAATTAAGTAAGAGATTAGATTGGATTGTAGGAAAGCTCAATAAGTGTGAGGTTATAATGGACGTAGGGACAGATCACGGATATATTCCTATATATTTAGTTAAGAACAATATAGCAAGCAAGGTTATTGCATCAGATATAAATAAAGAACCTCTAAAAAAAGCAAAGATCAACGCAACGTTAGATGGAGTTTTAGATAAAATAGATTTAAGATTAGGTGGAGGTTTAGCTCCGTTAAATGATAAAGAAGCACAAGGAATAATAATTGCTGGTATGGGCGGAAATCTTATTAGAGATATATTAGAAGCAGATTTAAAAAAAGTTAAAAATATGGATTATTTAATCCTTCAACCTGCACAAAATCCAGAAGTTTTAAGAGAATATTTATATACTAATAATTATCAAATTATTGAAGAAGATATATGTAAAGATGAAGGGAAATACTACGAATTATTTAAAGTAAAATATAAAAAAGGAGATTATATATCATTAGAGCCTATATTTTATGAAATAAGTCCTTCTCTTTTAAATAAAAAATCTTTAGTTTTAAAGGAATACATAGAAGATAAAATTCAGAAGTGTAAGAAGGTTATAGAATTTATTACTGAAAATACCGAACATGCAATACAAAGAAAAGAAGAATTAAATAAAAAAATCAACACGTTAGAAAAACTACTAAAAGCTTTTTAA